The DNA sequence AAATATGGCTAGATTAGATGTATTGGCTGAAATAAAATCAGACCATACGCAAGTGCGAGATATCCTACTAGAATTGATCGACGCCATCGGCAAACGGGACGCGGAAAGATCCTTGGAGATACTACTCCGGCTAGACAAACTGACTGGACCGCACTTCAGATGGGAGGAGGAGAGTTTCTACCCAGCACACGAAAAGATCTTTGGGCGGCAGTATCTAGAGTATCTACTTGGTGTACACGACCGCATCGTCAGACGGGGAAAAGAGCTCGCATCTATTCTCTCAAAAGGGGAGATTACAGAAGAGGAGGCCAAAGTGCTACCTGAAATAATTAGAAACGAGGTTCTACCACATCCTATCGAATGCGAAGGGATAACCCTACTTACTACCAGACTTCCAAAAGAGGAATTGGAGAAGATGGCTATAGAACTCGAGAGATGCCGAAAAGAGGGCATACCGCTTCTGCAGTGGGGCGAAACGATTAAAGACAAAGCTAGGGCTGAAAGAGGCCTCAAAGCCAAAGCATTAAGCTGACTATCAAAGATCTCCCCTCTCCCTTATTTTTGAGTGGTGAAGCGTTTGGAGAACAAACTGCTCTTTCTTTCACAAGAATGGATTCGTGAAGTAACCAAGACCGTTCAAGCGGCTAGAATCAGCGACGAGGAGTTTAAGCGGATGACCTCAAACTTTACTCTGAACCTACTCTACAAGATATCCGGGCTCCCGGCTGGCTTAAAGCAGCTATACTCGGGTAAAGATGAAATATGCTTCTTCATCAAACTTGAGAAAGGGAGTGTTAGAAAGCTTCAAATCGGAACCGATGTGCCAAATGAAAAGATAGATTTCACGGTCTCAAGCGACTACCAAATAGCTAAGCAGATATTTACGGGGGAACTCAACCTAGCTACCGCCTTCTTCAACCGACAGTTCAAGGTCGAGCCGCAAAGTAAGCTTTATCGTAACCCAAGGTTTGCAGCTAGAACAATAGTAGTTGGCAACAGAATCTTCAAAATCGCTAGGCAGGTGCCTACTCACTTCCTATCCAACGAAGTTAGTATAGAGCAGATCCATAAGACTATTTTAAAATAAAGGGGCAGCGGTTTGGTTGAAAAGGTAGCTCTAATCATAAACAGCGGCTCATTCGAGCGGGTAAGCTACGCTCTAACAGTAGCGGCTATGTACGCTGCGTTTGGTATGGAAGTCTATGCCTTCTTCACCTACGGTGCCCTTTTCAGGCTTATAAAGGGTAGAACTGACGAAGTGGGTGAAGAAACCGATCCAACCGTAAGACAAAAGATTAATGAGGCGTTGGAGAAAGGCACTATACGCAGCATATCAGAGGGGATAGAAGAGTTAAAGAGATTTGGTGGTAGAATATATGCTTGTATAGCTGCTATGTCCTTCTACGATGTAATAAGAGATGAGCTTATAAGTGAGGTCGATGAAGTGATGGGTATCGCCGCTTTCCTAGAGGCAACAAGAGGGGCTCAGATCCTCTATATTTAATTAGGATTTTGTTTAACACGTCTATACCAAGATGTTTAGTAAAGTTTATTAATAGGTCACTACCACTTTCTAACCGGGATAAAAAGTCTTCTGGTGACAGGTATGAGTGAAAACAAGGAGTATGCAAATCTATACAGGCTACGGCAGTCTGTAGACCGCTGCCCTAGGTGCGGAAAAGGACCTATGGTCATGGATACGGCTGGAGGTGAACTCTTCTGCAGTAATTGCGGTTACGTGGTCAAAGAGAAGATAGAGGAGCTCGGACCAGAGTGGAGAGCCTTCTCAAAAGAAGAGAAAGAGAACCGAAGTAGAGCGGGTGTGCCGTCTTCCCTCGCTATGCACGATATGGGGCTAGCCACTATGATAGGTGTTGAGGATCGGGACGCATCCGGAAAAGCCTTACCCGCTTCGATGAAGGCTACCATAGAGAGGCTAAGGACCTGGGACGGTAGAAGCCAAGTACATGAGCCTATAGACCGTAACCTTAGGCAAGCCTTCAGCGAACTCGATAGATTAGCGGATAAACTTAGTGTAAGCGATGCGGTCATCGAGAAGGCAGCCTACATCTACCGAAAGGCTTTGGAGAAAGGTTTGGTCAGAGGCAGATCTATCTCAGCATTAATAGCAGCCGCTTTATACGCAGCTTGCAGAGACACCGAAACACCAAGAACACTTAAAGACGTGGCTCAAGTAAGTAACGTGAAGAAGAAGGATATTGCAAGATGCTACCGACTTTTGCTAAGAGAGCTGGATCTTAAGATGCCAGTCGTAGACCCGACAAAGTGTGTCTCAAGGATAGCGAGTAAGGCTGGGTTGTCAGAGAAGACGAAGAGAAGAGCGCTTGAAATCCTCCGAAAGGCTGCGGAAACAAGAACCTCAGCTGGTAAGGATCCGATGGGTCTAGCAGCAGCCGCCCTCTACGTAGCGTGCGTATTAGAAGGTGAAAACAAAACGCAGAAGGATGTCGCCGAAGCCGCTGGTGTTACAGAAGTTACCATCAGGAATAGATACAAAGGTCTTAAAGCCGCGCTTAACCTCTAGTCTGCTTAAGCTCCGCTACCAGTCCCTGCCTCCTTCGTAGCAGAGAGAATAGGTCTTCAACAATTTCTTCCGCTTCTCTTAAACTCTCTTCTTTAACCGTAGATTTCTGAGGGATCAACCCATATAGGCTGTTTATGAATTGCGCTATTTCCTCATCAATCTTAAGAAGCTCCTTGAGCACAGAGACCCTAACTTGACCCTTAGGTGAGCAAGCAAGGCGATAACCCTCCTCACAACGTTCTACAAGCTCCTGCAGAGAGACTACTTTGACGTAGAGTAGACCTACCCTATTTCCAAACTCAGATCTAGCGCTGCTGTTTAGAAGCCTATCGAGCTTCTTAAGCACTGCAGCTATCCTCCGCTCAAGGTTAGATTTAACAACTTCGTCGACTTGCTTCATAACTTTCATTGAGGCTAGCCCTGTGTTGATGGTTTTCTGAAGTTCAGAAGCAAGCCGAGATATCATAAGGGTATGTTGTTTGCCACTTATTGGGCCGCTGCGCTCTGATCTAACCAACCCTATCTCCCCTTAAACGTCAGATACCAGAACTCGATTCCTAGACTTCTTCTCCAAGAATCCCGGTGGGTAGAGGTTTGGGAACTTCTTATTTATTAAATCAAGATAGACCGCCACCTCTTCATCACTCATGTATTGGAAGAGGTAGTCACCCATGTAGGGTGAGGGGTCTCCTTCCCTCGTCATGAACTCTATGTGCATAAGCGGGTCTCCTCTCTTAATAGTTATGGGTGTTCTGTTATTATTTAGATTTACTAACTCCAACGCCAGTCTCCCTATAAACCCGCTGTGAACTTTCGCCGCATTAAGGAATGATAGACCCATCCTGCCGTATCT is a window from the Nitrososphaerota archaeon genome containing:
- a CDS encoding hemerythrin domain-containing protein yields the protein NMARLDVLAEIKSDHTQVRDILLELIDAIGKRDAERSLEILLRLDKLTGPHFRWEEESFYPAHEKIFGRQYLEYLLGVHDRIVRRGKELASILSKGEITEEEAKVLPEIIRNEVLPHPIECEGITLLTTRLPKEELEKMAIELERCRKEGIPLLQWGETIKDKARAERGLKAKALS
- a CDS encoding transcription initiation factor IIB, with translation MSENKEYANLYRLRQSVDRCPRCGKGPMVMDTAGGELFCSNCGYVVKEKIEELGPEWRAFSKEEKENRSRAGVPSSLAMHDMGLATMIGVEDRDASGKALPASMKATIERLRTWDGRSQVHEPIDRNLRQAFSELDRLADKLSVSDAVIEKAAYIYRKALEKGLVRGRSISALIAAALYAACRDTETPRTLKDVAQVSNVKKKDIARCYRLLLRELDLKMPVVDPTKCVSRIASKAGLSEKTKRRALEILRKAAETRTSAGKDPMGLAAAALYVACVLEGENKTQKDVAEAAGVTEVTIRNRYKGLKAALNL